One Anser cygnoides isolate HZ-2024a breed goose chromosome 4, Taihu_goose_T2T_genome, whole genome shotgun sequence genomic region harbors:
- the UCHL1 gene encoding ubiquitin carboxyl-terminal hydrolase isozyme L1, whose amino-acid sequence MAWQPMEINPEMLNKVLARLGVSPGWRFVDVLGFEEEALGAVPSPACALLLLFPLTEQHENFRKQQTEKIKDQEISSKVYFLKQTVSNSCGTIGLIHAVANNKDKVKLDEGSALKKFLDETADLSPEERAKHFASNKAIQEVHNSVAQEGQCRVDDNSVNFHFILFANVDGHLYELDGRMPFPVNHGTSSDDLLLKDSAKICRQFTEREKGEVRFSAVAFCKSA is encoded by the exons ATGGCGTGGCAGCCCATGGAGATCAACCCCGAG ATGCTGAACAAA GTGCTGGCCCGCCTCGGCGTGAGCCCCGGCTGGCGCTTCGTCGACGTGCTGGGCTTCGAGGAGGAGGCGCTGGGCGCCGTGCCCAGCCCGGCCTgcgccctgctgctgctcttcccccTCACCGAGCAG CATGAGAACTTCAGGAAACAGCAGACTGAGAAAATAAAGGACCAAGAAATCAGTTCCAAGGTGTATTTCCTGAAGCAGACTGTCAGTAACTCGTGTGGGACAATTGGTCTGATACACGCAGTTGCTAATAACAAAGACAAAGTGAAGCTTG ATGAGGGGTCTGCCCTGAAGAAATTCCTTGATGAAACAGCTGATCTCTCTCCTGAAGAGAGAGCTAAGCACTTCGCAAGTAATAAG GCTATACAAGAAGTCCACAACTCTGTTGCACAAGAAGGACAGTGTCGG GTTGATGACAACAGTGTGAACTTCCACTTCATCCTGTTTGCCAACGTGGATGGACATCTGTATGAGCTGG ATGGGCGTATGCCGTTTCCTGTGAACCATGGCACAAGCTCAGACGACTTGCTCTTGAAG GATTCTGCTAAGATCTGCAGGCAATTCACAGAACGTGAAAAAGGAGAAGTTCGTTTTTCTGCTGTGGCTTTCTGCAAGTCTGCCTGA